ACCTATTatctctatattattaaaaatataaatattccatattattactaaaagatgtgcaaaaatataaatatttttgatgagtTATTATAGAAACCCAAATTAGTAGCTATTACTTACAAGTTGTCAACAATAAGCATAAGAATGTCCTATATTGCTATATTAAtcaaggtaaataatattaacaacataTAACAGACTAAAATGATCACCaagataacattaaaaatatactcatcactaaaatgtaatagataTGAGCCCAAACTAGTAAGTCATActtcattttaaacataaatatggtCACCCTagaatagaataaatttaatcaaattataaagaaataaaattactaatttgaataaaatgtatgttatgtgATCTTGTGTACATGGTATAAGGCGATCAGTGTCATGTTGGTATTTTCTCGGTTATCAGATGCAAAGAAAAACACaagtttaacaattaaattaaaaagatttgGTTTTATTGATCTACGCAAAAttctttttcttcaaaatcTCTAACAAAGTGTCCAATTCTTGTGTGTCATCACCGAAATGTTTGACAACCACGCATGAACATCCTACCACTTTCCTGGCTTGACCGTTGTTGTCGTACTTACACAGACCGCTCCATTCCCCTAAAGTTTTGTTGCTGTCTACCTCTATCAGAGGAGTACTGTTCTCGGCACACAATCCAGtcactaattttttatacatggcTTCTTCGCAGTTGTTGGCCAACACGCACAGTACTCCTGTacacaaaatcaaaaacataaaatgtacaataaaatatgtaaaatggatagttaaaatttaccaAGTTTCTTCTCCAGAGCTTTGGTACCCTCGTGTATTCCGTGTAAAAGGCTGCCGTTAACTTGGGCATTTTTTAACACTTCT
The DNA window shown above is from Aphis gossypii isolate Hap1 chromosome 2, ASM2018417v2, whole genome shotgun sequence and carries:
- the LOC114130706 gene encoding 40S ribosomal protein S12; protein product: MSDVEDAVEVGEHGEMYNLLKEVLKNAQVNGSLLHGIHEGTKALEKKLGVLCVLANNCEEAMYKKLVTGLCAENSTPLIEVDSNKTLGEWSGLCKYDNNGQARKVVGCSCVVVKHFGDDTQELDTLLEILKKKNFA